Part of the Trichoderma asperellum chromosome 1, complete sequence genome is shown below.
ATAAAGTCGAGCAGCTTTGGTAGGTCAGTCACACATTCATCAAGTGCgtcaataataatataagtctGCTCCTGGTTTGCATCCTTTAAAATGTTTAAAAAGATGTCTGATAATGCAATCCATGCATTCACATCTTTAAAAATCGCCGCCCCGCCatgcttatattttttttgtatgtTGGAGACGAAgagcggctgctgctccacAACCAGGTAGATAAGGCCTCGCAGCACGGCTGTAGCGCTGTTGATGCGCTCGTCGGTGGCCTGACAGAAGAAGTAGGATAGCAGTGTATTGGCTTTCTGGTCCTTCAGTCTCGTTTCAGAGCTTAACTCATTCACAATGCCGCAGAGCAACATCGTCTTGCCCTTGCCAGGATCCCCTTTAATCCAGAGCAGACGGCTGCATTCGTCGTCGCGCCATTGTCGGAAATCGCTATGCTGGAGGATCCAGCGGTATGAACCTTTAAATAGGCCGCCCTTTGTAGCCTCAATGCGAGCTTTATCGTCGCGGGGGTCCGTTATACGTAAGTCCGTGAGGCATTTTATATCCTCGTTTTCTCGAGTCGTATCATTGGGCGAGTGGTAATGAACATCCCCTTGGTGGATTGCAGTATTATCGCCAAAGCGGTTGCCAGTAATCTCGCGCAAGTACGTCGCCGTTACATCCATCGcgattaaaatattctaaGAGACGGAACCCTTTGACGCGAAATACGATCTTCGGATACAGAGACATTGGCCGAGTGGCGAACCACAAGCGATATCCGAGATAATTGAAGGGAAGCAATTGTACAAGATTTAATACGCAAGACCAGGAGGGAATTATAGGGCTAGAAGTATCCGGCCCAGAAACTGTAGCCTGATTGTTGGGCAGCTTTAGATTATGTATGGCCGCCATCCAATCCTGCCCCTGATACCCCTCAATTGCTACGTGTACAAGCGCACACGAGAATGTCGTAGCGGCATGTAGCAACGTGTCGGCTTGTTTCGCGCGAATGCGTCGCTGCAACGAGATGCTCTTTCACAGAATCATGGCGACAGGACAAAATACTgtagaatatatatatcgttATCTCTATGCACAATGGTCCTCTGCTTTGGAACGTCATCGAAAGGGAATGGGAAGACGGGGGGTTCGCCCCCTACCCGCCGGTGCTGGCGGGCCTGTCCTGGCTTTGTTACAGTGCTCCATAGTACAGGCGGGGTACGACTGGAAACTTAGAGGTACAAGTCCACAATTAGCCGTCACCTTGTTactaaattaactaaaataacCCGCGACACCCATTTCGAACTTTACGGTAGCTGGACACCAAGCACTATTATCAAAACACAAAACAGTCATCGTAAGCTTCAAACCAAGGATGATGACATATCAGGAGATCTAGGTCCTAGAAGCTATGTATATAGGGGATGAGACATCTTGAATTCCCAGCTGCATGGCTAAAAGTGGGCTAAATCACAATGATATCAGATACTGCTAGTAACAGGATTGGTGCTATTGGATAACCAAAACAGCAAAGCCAAAGTTAAGCTATACCCTACGTTTGACAACAAAAACACATGTCTTAGTAGTCAAAATGTGGCCGCCAGGCGTCATGATATCTAACTGCAACCCCGAAATGGTTAAATGAAAATTGCAAAAAACCCTTCATCGGACAAGTCTTCCATTCCGAGTTATTATGCGTCGAAAAGAGGCCGCTTTCAGAGTCAAAGGCTGCTTGAAGACATCTAGAGTCATGCGTCTTAATATGGGAAGAGTATTTCACAATGGTGTAGTGAAATTTTGTCGGATGCTTGTAGCATTGAACAgtatcaaggccaaggcggcaTTGCCCGAGCGCTCGCAGCGTACCGTCTTCATATTCCAGCAAAATGCCGCGACACATACCTTTCTCCTTATCCCTCAAGACACGTGCGTTAACCACACCCTCCAGGGATGCATAAGAATGGGTTGAATAGTGGGGAAAGTTCGACCTTTTGATTATGATCCTAGAAGTGGTCCTTGTTACCTTGTCAACCGCAATAAACGAGATGCCCGTGTTATACGGAACTTCGTGAATAAGTGTTAAGTGGCGATCGTCTGCTTCTTGAATTAAATGCAAGGTTTCGTCTATCGGTCCCATGATCTTAACGAGAGGAAACCCAATAAAATAAGTCCCAGATTTCATTTTTAGCTGACCTCGTTAGATTGAGAGCGCATCGGAGCTGCTATGCTGGGAATCTTACTACAATCGAATAACTTCCACCATTGGCAATGTAAGCCTCCCTGGTACCGATCGCAATCACCTTATCGTTGGCTGTTATTGGAATGTAGATCCAGAATAGGCCAGGCGAGTGATCGCGATTCAGATGCTGAAAGGCCTGAGGAGCCCGTGAGCCTCGCTTCGTATGCCCATGGATAGCCATTATCTGTCTAatggacaagaaaaaagataatcCAGTGCACTGTTTTGGATCTAGATCAAGGGCTGCAAATCGTCCAGATGAAAGTTTGCCGTGGAATGTAATACATGTAGTACGCGGGAGGTCTTGCGGCGACGGGACGTTCCAGATGCTGATGTTTACTGACGTCGGAACTTGCAGACGGCTCATTCCCAGCTGGATAAGGCAGTCTTGGTTAGCAGGCGCCTCAAAGGCATGGAGGCGAGGCCAACCTGAAATCCTATGCTAACCCCTGATAGTTGTTCCACTAGGTCTACAACATATGCGTGAGAATTGGTTAACAAGTCCCTAGTAGTTTCTTGTGAATCATCAGAAACTCTTTCAATCCTTTCAATCCCGCGAGAGTCAATGGTAAGCCGAACTCTAGGATTGGCGGCCTGCCCTTGTTCAACCAATGTAGGAGAGGCACCACGAGACCACGACAGAACCTCGCAAAGTGGATAGGTGACAGCATAATCCATTTCAGCCCTGCTCAACTCTTTCGCTAGTCGTATAACACTGCAAAACCTCAAGAGAGCATGATGTGGCTGTAAATAGCCACCAATTATATCAGCCAGCTCTGGAAGCAACGTCCTATGTAAACCAGCAGCGCTGCTGATGAGTTCTGGAGATGCGCAGCAGCCAGGGTCGAGCTCCAAGGGCGCGACGGTCCGCCACGGGTATATTCTAGTCCCTGCAATCCA
Proteins encoded:
- a CDS encoding uncharacterized protein (EggNog:ENOG41), whose product is MKMASPTSANIDAPLRIRLHRQCGACNHLFLPGDHLVALLCNEKSIRAYSVLTFVPNSQCKLLEHDNIQFCMHHICGFCSKLNEGEESVTVHADCLSMFGQTCSAPDKYQRLWIAGTRIYPWRTVAPLELDPGCCASPELISSAAGLHRTLLPELADIIGGYLQPHHALLRFCSVIRLAKELSRAEMDYAVTYPLCEVLSWSRGASPTLVEQGQAANPRVRLTIDSRGIERIERVSDDSQETTRDLLTNSHAYVVDLVEQLSGVSIGFQLGMSRLQVPTSVNISIWNVPSPQDLPRTTCITFHGKLSSGRFAALDLDPKQCTGLSFFLSIRQIMAIHGHTKRGSRAPQAFQHLNRDHSPGLFWIYIPITANDKVIAIGTREAYIANGGSYSIVLKMKSGTYFIGFPLVKIMGPIDETLHLIQEADDRHLTLIHEVPYNTGISFIAVDKVTRTTSRIIIKRSNFPHYSTHSYASLEGVVNARVLRDKEKGMCRGILLEYEDGTLRALGQCRLGLDTVQCYKHPTKFHYTIVKYSSHIKTHDSRCLQAAFDSESGLFSTHNNSEWKTCPMKGFLQFSFNHFGVAVRYHDAWRPHFDY